From the Candidatus Peribacteria bacterium genome, one window contains:
- the ruvB gene encoding Holliday junction branch migration DNA helicase RuvB, which translates to MLQPTAVPAESDVVEQTLRPKILSDYVGQSKIKDHLLIHIEAARKRKEPLGHTLLHGPPGLGKTTLAHIIAQEMQAQVRVTSGPAIEKPGDLASLLTNLAEGDVLFIDEIHRLRPAIEEVLYGAMEDCVLDIMIGKGPTARSVRLTIKPFTLVGATTKAGAVSAPLRDRFLHNFKLGFYDRAEMQSIIERSASILGIAMEGLAAHRIASASRATPRIGNRLIRAVRDFAQVRDEEVINLACVEKTLSSLDIDDEGLDATDRSLLDTIVTAFGGGPVGLSTLAAILAEEEETLEDVYEPYLMQQGYLQRTPKGRMATKKTYERLGKIPPESAQMGLL; encoded by the coding sequence ATTCTGCAACCGACAGCGGTTCCTGCGGAGTCTGATGTAGTAGAACAGACATTACGGCCGAAAATCCTCAGTGATTACGTGGGACAGAGCAAGATTAAGGATCATCTCCTGATTCATATTGAAGCTGCTCGGAAGCGCAAAGAGCCTCTGGGGCATACGTTGCTGCATGGACCTCCCGGACTCGGCAAAACAACGCTCGCACATATCATTGCTCAGGAAATGCAGGCGCAGGTGCGGGTAACCAGTGGACCGGCTATTGAGAAACCGGGTGATCTCGCGTCACTCCTGACGAACCTCGCAGAAGGAGATGTGCTGTTCATCGACGAAATTCACCGACTGCGTCCCGCTATAGAAGAAGTGCTGTACGGAGCGATGGAAGACTGCGTGCTGGATATCATGATCGGCAAAGGTCCGACAGCGCGTTCGGTGCGTCTGACGATCAAGCCGTTCACGCTTGTGGGTGCGACAACGAAAGCCGGTGCAGTCAGTGCGCCGCTTCGCGATCGTTTCCTGCATAACTTCAAACTCGGATTCTACGATCGCGCAGAAATGCAGAGCATCATCGAACGGTCTGCTTCTATTCTTGGGATTGCCATGGAAGGACTCGCTGCACACCGCATTGCCTCCGCCAGCCGCGCAACCCCGCGCATCGGCAACCGTCTAATCCGTGCTGTCCGCGACTTTGCCCAGGTGCGTGATGAAGAGGTGATTAACCTTGCCTGCGTGGAAAAGACGCTCTCATCACTCGATATCGACGACGAAGGACTGGACGCAACAGATCGGTCGCTCCTGGACACAATTGTGACTGCATTCGGCGGTGGGCCGGTTGGACTCTCGACTCTTGCAGCAATCCTCGCCGAAGAAGAGGAGACACTCGAAGACGTGTACGAACCGTACCTGATGCAACAGGGCTATCTGCAGCGCACGCCGAAAGGCCGTATGGCAACAAAAAAGACGTATGAACGACTTGGTAAAATACCGCCGGAATCTGCGCAGATGGGACTTTTATAG
- the rplK gene encoding 50S ribosomal protein L11, with translation MAKKIKKVIKVQARGGQANPAPPLGPALGQAGVDIQGFCTQFNAATKDRMGQLVPVQITVYEDRTFSFVTKQAPAAELIKEITKVKNGSGEPNKKKVGNITQAQLREIATIKMPDLNTKDIESAMHSLAGTARSMGITVEAA, from the coding sequence ATGGCAAAGAAGATCAAGAAAGTCATCAAAGTGCAAGCACGCGGCGGACAGGCAAACCCTGCTCCCCCACTCGGTCCGGCCCTCGGTCAGGCGGGTGTTGATATCCAGGGATTCTGCACGCAGTTCAACGCTGCGACGAAGGATCGTATGGGACAGCTCGTGCCAGTGCAGATTACAGTGTACGAGGACCGCACATTCTCTTTTGTCACAAAGCAAGCTCCGGCTGCCGAACTCATCAAGGAAATCACCAAAGTGAAGAACGGCTCCGGCGAACCGAACAAGAAGAAAGTCGGCAACATCACCCAGGCTCAGCTTCGCGAGATTGCAACCATCAAAATGCCGGATCTCAACACGAAAGACATTGAGTCCGCTATGCACTCCCTCGCAGGAACAGCTAGAAGCATGGGAATCACGGTTGAAGCTGCGTAA
- a CDS encoding restriction endonuclease: MSTYDFLRLSPVDFEELVHDLLEKKLGLHLEAFSDGKDGGIDLRHIAKTSFKKTTIIQCKRTQKWSDLRSSLLKEVKKVTALKPDRYIVITSATLTPSNKKEIEKMFEPYITNPADIIGEKEVNQLLRVHKDILEGHCKLWLPDATVLQKILHSSTKNLSEFTEEKIAKDLELYVKNESYQEAMVLLKQHKYCVISGKPGIGKTTLARMITYHYLSKGYELVHISGDITEGLTMFSEGKKQVFYYDDFLGKNFLHQYLTKNEDERILTFIEKIKKSKNKRLILTTREYILNQAKDQYETLDQQKVDFSKCIIDLESYTKIERARIFYNHLFFSPLPKKLKEDLCKNKGYMQIIGHKNYDPRIILHLTARTDVHSAAAFIKEAIQQLNDPSIIWSHAFEKQITESSKSLLFTLYGFRNGEKASRIERAWEAYETHTTSVQHRTRGSNDFPHAIKELERSLITVNKIDDDIFLNFYDPSVADFLLARIKEKPMLIADMIEHAIFWEQVVAYANINLHTVDIELVKARLHLPSSMRKTHSQKLDWFTAFANNKEVVHFLTKEIEELIENKDIDSALFTLLANTPHLNIDYQQTFDLFAETVQDIDSLRSFMDAINRMTLQELIKRENIDVTPLEERASDIASDLSQMGDGCLQFDNDDYFIGDEGEVMEYIDDIAEINTYFRLNFDSDIDRLQEAVERTRPDFEYDDDYEGGRWSSGGGVASEDKEIERMFDAGF; encoded by the coding sequence ATGAGTACATATGACTTTCTTCGGCTTTCTCCAGTGGACTTCGAGGAATTAGTACACGATTTGCTGGAAAAGAAGTTAGGGTTACACCTTGAAGCGTTTTCTGATGGCAAGGATGGCGGCATTGATTTGCGGCATATTGCAAAAACATCATTCAAAAAAACAACTATCATCCAATGTAAACGAACCCAGAAATGGAGTGATCTCAGAAGCTCGCTTCTGAAAGAAGTGAAGAAAGTAACAGCACTGAAGCCGGATCGGTACATTGTTATCACATCAGCAACTCTTACCCCCTCAAACAAAAAGGAAATAGAGAAAATGTTCGAGCCGTACATTACCAATCCCGCCGATATCATTGGAGAAAAAGAAGTAAACCAGCTGCTTCGCGTCCACAAGGACATCCTTGAGGGGCATTGCAAATTGTGGCTACCAGATGCAACCGTTCTGCAAAAAATTCTCCACAGCAGTACAAAAAATCTTTCAGAATTCACAGAAGAAAAAATTGCAAAAGATCTCGAGCTCTATGTGAAAAATGAAAGCTACCAAGAAGCAATGGTTCTACTGAAACAGCACAAATACTGTGTTATTTCGGGCAAACCCGGTATTGGTAAAACGACATTGGCACGGATGATCACATATCATTACCTTTCTAAAGGATATGAACTCGTCCACATTTCTGGCGACATAACCGAAGGGCTCACGATGTTCAGCGAAGGTAAAAAGCAGGTATTTTATTATGACGATTTTCTGGGTAAAAATTTTTTACACCAGTACCTGACCAAAAACGAAGATGAACGCATTCTGACGTTTATTGAAAAGATCAAAAAATCCAAGAATAAGCGGCTGATCCTTACAACCCGTGAATATATCTTGAATCAGGCAAAAGACCAATATGAAACACTGGATCAGCAGAAAGTGGATTTCTCGAAGTGCATTATCGATCTTGAAAGTTACACTAAAATTGAACGTGCACGCATCTTTTACAATCACCTGTTTTTTTCGCCACTTCCAAAAAAGCTGAAGGAAGATTTATGCAAAAATAAAGGTTATATGCAAATTATCGGGCACAAAAACTATGATCCGCGCATTATTCTGCACTTAACCGCACGGACTGACGTCCATAGCGCTGCTGCATTCATAAAAGAAGCAATACAACAACTCAATGATCCGTCTATTATCTGGAGTCATGCATTCGAAAAACAAATCACAGAAAGCTCCAAGTCACTGCTTTTTACACTCTATGGATTTCGCAATGGAGAGAAGGCATCGCGTATCGAAAGGGCATGGGAGGCATACGAAACACACACCACTTCCGTGCAACATCGCACGCGCGGATCAAACGATTTTCCCCATGCAATAAAAGAATTGGAGCGTTCGCTCATTACCGTCAATAAAATAGATGATGATATTTTTCTCAATTTTTACGACCCTTCTGTTGCCGATTTTCTCCTTGCGCGAATCAAAGAAAAACCGATGTTGATTGCAGATATGATTGAACATGCGATCTTTTGGGAGCAAGTGGTAGCTTACGCCAATATCAACTTACACACAGTTGACATTGAATTAGTGAAAGCACGTTTGCATCTTCCGAGTTCTATGAGAAAAACTCACAGCCAGAAGCTTGATTGGTTTACCGCATTTGCAAATAACAAAGAGGTAGTGCATTTCCTTACAAAAGAGATCGAGGAATTGATTGAAAATAAGGATATTGATAGCGCTCTCTTTACGCTCCTCGCCAATACACCGCACCTCAATATCGACTATCAACAGACATTCGACCTCTTTGCCGAAACGGTGCAGGACATAGACTCCCTTCGCTCCTTCATGGACGCCATAAATCGCATGACATTGCAGGAACTGATCAAGAGAGAAAATATAGATGTCACTCCACTGGAAGAACGAGCAAGTGACATTGCGAGCGATCTCTCGCAAATGGGAGACGGCTGTCTACAATTCGACAATGACGACTACTTCATTGGCGACGAAGGAGAGGTGATGGAATACATCGACGATATTGCGGAAATTAATACGTACTTCCGACTCAATTTTGATAGCGACATTGATCGTTTACAAGAAGCCGTTGAACGTACTCGTCCGGATTTTGAGTACGATGATGACTACGAAGGCGGGAGATGGTCATCTGGAGGAGGTGTTGCTTCAGAAGATAAGGAAATAGAACGTATGTTTGATGCAGGATTTTAG
- a CDS encoding GIY-YIG nuclease family protein, producing the protein MPHYFYLARCADDSLYAGTAIDIQEREAKHNDGTGAKYTRSRGPVKIVYSEEFETLSEARKREAEVKKWPKLKKESLLEKIKG; encoded by the coding sequence GTGCCACACTACTTCTACCTCGCCCGCTGCGCAGATGACTCGCTGTATGCAGGAACCGCGATCGATATTCAAGAGCGTGAAGCAAAACATAACGACGGCACAGGAGCCAAATACACACGCAGCCGCGGACCAGTGAAGATTGTGTACAGTGAGGAATTTGAAACACTGTCTGAAGCACGAAAGCGTGAAGCTGAAGTAAAGAAATGGCCAAAGTTAAAAAAGGAATCGCTCTTAGAAAAGATTAAGGGATGA
- a CDS encoding methionine--tRNA ligase, protein MTRRYITTAIDYPNAVPHMGHVLEKVLADVLARWFRLKGDEVRFQIGTDEHGIKIQQTAEKEDLTPRELVDRNVPFFQDIYARLGISADVFVRTTDQIRHWPTVVALWNRLTEKGMLEKRTYTGLYCSGCERFLTKRDLIDGVCDIHKRAPEEVQEENWFFKLSEETQWLKDLLGSTYKIIPDSRKNETMTLIEQGLEDVSFSRPKSSLTWGIPVPGDDNQVMYVWCDALTNYISGIGLLTDHAEGQWWNDATVTHVIGKDIARFHALIWPAMLKAADIKTPDQLLIHGFLTSEGQKMSKSLGNVVKPEEVLAHFNGNPDPLRFYLSHEVPVGNDGDFSWKRIDEVYDSKLRNQLGNMLNRVLVMLNKENAALTIPMSSEDAQRTAMVWSTFEDAMDRYDVHAAIQSLTLGIDTMNADFNTAQPWKLEGAERVTVLSTFAELLRLTALMLLPFMPDTAYRMSKQLGVPYADAMREKNFTLTEEMKTWGVITDWTSVGEPSILFAPLEQPAAE, encoded by the coding sequence ATGACCCGCCGGTACATCACGACTGCCATCGACTATCCGAACGCCGTTCCACACATGGGACACGTTTTGGAAAAAGTACTCGCCGACGTCCTCGCACGCTGGTTTCGCCTGAAGGGGGATGAGGTCCGGTTTCAGATCGGAACCGATGAGCATGGCATCAAGATCCAGCAGACAGCCGAAAAGGAAGACCTCACGCCGCGTGAGCTCGTGGACCGTAATGTGCCGTTCTTTCAGGATATTTACGCCCGCCTTGGTATTTCTGCAGATGTCTTTGTCCGCACGACCGATCAGATCAGACACTGGCCGACAGTCGTCGCTCTGTGGAATCGCCTGACAGAAAAAGGAATGCTCGAGAAGCGCACCTACACCGGACTCTATTGTTCGGGCTGTGAACGGTTCCTCACCAAGCGTGATCTCATTGATGGCGTGTGTGACATTCACAAACGTGCGCCGGAGGAGGTGCAGGAGGAGAACTGGTTTTTCAAACTGTCTGAGGAAACGCAGTGGCTGAAAGATCTCTTGGGCTCCACGTATAAAATTATTCCCGACAGCCGCAAAAATGAAACGATGACGCTCATTGAGCAGGGCCTGGAAGATGTGTCGTTCTCCCGCCCAAAATCGAGCCTGACGTGGGGTATTCCTGTTCCCGGTGATGACAATCAGGTGATGTATGTCTGGTGTGATGCGCTCACAAACTATATTTCCGGCATCGGACTTCTGACGGATCACGCTGAGGGGCAATGGTGGAATGATGCGACTGTCACACATGTCATCGGCAAAGACATTGCGCGGTTTCATGCGCTCATCTGGCCCGCGATGCTGAAGGCTGCAGACATCAAAACCCCGGATCAACTTCTCATCCACGGATTCCTCACCAGTGAAGGACAAAAAATGAGTAAGTCTCTGGGAAACGTCGTGAAGCCGGAAGAAGTGCTCGCACATTTCAACGGAAACCCGGATCCTCTCCGCTTCTATTTGAGCCACGAAGTGCCGGTCGGAAACGACGGCGATTTCAGTTGGAAGCGCATTGACGAAGTGTACGACAGCAAGCTCCGCAATCAGCTCGGCAACATGCTCAACCGTGTGCTCGTGATGCTCAACAAAGAGAATGCCGCCCTCACGATTCCTATGAGCAGCGAAGATGCCCAGAGAACTGCGATGGTCTGGAGCACGTTTGAAGACGCGATGGATCGGTACGATGTGCACGCTGCCATCCAGAGTCTGACGCTGGGAATCGATACAATGAACGCTGACTTTAACACCGCACAGCCGTGGAAACTGGAAGGAGCGGAGCGTGTGACGGTGCTCTCCACCTTTGCTGAATTACTGCGCCTGACGGCACTCATGCTGCTGCCGTTTATGCCAGACACCGCCTACCGCATGAGTAAGCAGCTCGGTGTGCCGTATGCAGACGCAATGCGCGAGAAGAATTTTACACTCACAGAAGAGATGAAGACCTGGGGTGTAATCACCGATTGGACCTCCGTAGGGGAACCGTCGATCCTGTTTGCGCCGCTTGAACAGCCGGCTGCAGAATAG
- a CDS encoding dienelactone hydrolase family protein, protein MHSEMSSEDNSLDRLNSSPRHQEWVEVKNGDKTIHTFVVYPETTDKRPVVVLIHENKGLNDWARSMADQVAEAGYIAVAPDLLSEFDAAHEQTSDFATPDDATKAIGQLDAASVQSDLKAVADWAEAIPASNGKLASAGFCWGGSKSFEFAAQRSDLDLAMVFYGTGPTDASAYKTIAAPVEGFYGGADERVNASIEGSKTAMQAAGKSYDPVIYKGAGHAFMRLGEDPTGTPENKAARDAAFERMKTLLSGL, encoded by the coding sequence ATGCACAGTGAAATGAGCAGCGAAGACAACAGTCTCGACAGACTCAACAGTTCCCCGCGCCATCAGGAATGGGTGGAAGTGAAAAACGGCGACAAGACAATCCACACCTTTGTTGTGTATCCGGAAACGACAGATAAGCGTCCGGTTGTTGTTCTCATTCACGAGAACAAAGGACTGAACGACTGGGCGCGCAGCATGGCGGATCAGGTGGCGGAGGCTGGCTACATTGCAGTCGCCCCCGATCTCCTTTCGGAGTTTGATGCCGCACATGAACAGACAAGCGACTTCGCAACTCCAGACGATGCTACCAAGGCGATCGGTCAGCTGGATGCAGCAAGCGTACAGTCTGATCTGAAAGCAGTCGCAGACTGGGCTGAGGCAATCCCCGCCTCCAACGGCAAGCTCGCATCGGCAGGATTCTGCTGGGGCGGAAGTAAGTCGTTTGAATTTGCGGCACAGAGAAGCGATCTCGACCTTGCGATGGTCTTTTACGGAACCGGCCCGACGGATGCCAGCGCCTACAAAACGATTGCCGCTCCGGTTGAAGGATTCTACGGTGGTGCGGACGAACGTGTGAACGCATCAATCGAAGGATCAAAAACAGCGATGCAGGCCGCAGGAAAATCGTACGACCCTGTCATCTACAAAGGTGCCGGCCACGCCTTCATGAGACTTGGAGAAGATCCCACGGGCACACCGGAAAATAAGGCAGCGAGAGATGCCGCCTTTGAGCGTATGAAGACGCTGCTCTCCGGCTTATGA
- a CDS encoding pilin produces the protein MQNKLLRLTLALSLLSTVVFAVYQETAYAQDPPTEEQTEDASSSDAPLLIRSRRLFLLQPLDDATRWLDASPGIDIFFTYFNMSWPWVLGVAAGVGVLQALIGGVEIMLSGSDSGMRENGKSKIMWALAGMLMVGLAGFILRSLNPIFYT, from the coding sequence ATGCAAAACAAACTCCTTCGTCTTACTTTGGCCCTTTCACTGCTCTCTACCGTCGTTTTTGCGGTGTATCAGGAGACGGCGTATGCGCAGGATCCTCCTACGGAAGAACAGACGGAAGATGCGAGCAGCAGTGATGCACCGCTTCTCATTCGCAGCCGCAGACTCTTTCTGTTGCAGCCACTGGATGATGCGACCCGCTGGCTGGATGCCAGTCCGGGAATCGATATTTTCTTTACGTACTTCAACATGTCCTGGCCGTGGGTGCTGGGTGTGGCGGCCGGTGTGGGTGTGTTGCAGGCGCTGATCGGTGGTGTGGAGATTATGTTATCCGGAAGCGACAGCGGTATGCGTGAAAACGGAAAATCAAAAATCATGTGGGCTCTTGCCGGCATGCTGATGGTTGGTCTTGCGGGATTCATCCTGCGTTCGCTCAATCCCATTTTCTACACCTAA
- the rplA gene encoding 50S ribosomal protein L1, giving the protein MSKQTVQPRVKVRGKKYREVAALVDATKLYSMEEATELITKLNTTKFDATAEAHVRINADTTQADQLVRTTVNLPHGTGKTVRVAAFVPDDLIDEAKKAGAEIAGNDDLIAAIEAGEINFDVAIAVPAMMKNLGKIAKSLGQKGLMPNPKAGTVTENVGKTIEALKKGRIECKMDKFGIIHVPFGKVSFGGKKLAENLKALIAGIEEARPSGIKNTYIMTLNIAPTMGPGVKIQL; this is encoded by the coding sequence ATGTCCAAGCAGACAGTACAGCCGCGCGTGAAAGTCCGTGGCAAAAAGTACCGCGAAGTTGCGGCTCTTGTTGATGCAACGAAGTTGTATTCCATGGAGGAAGCAACGGAACTTATCACAAAGCTCAACACTACCAAGTTCGATGCGACTGCAGAAGCACACGTCCGCATCAACGCAGACACAACACAGGCTGACCAGCTTGTCCGCACCACAGTGAACCTGCCGCACGGAACCGGTAAGACCGTCCGCGTCGCAGCATTCGTTCCGGATGATCTGATTGATGAAGCAAAGAAGGCAGGTGCAGAAATTGCAGGAAACGATGATCTCATTGCCGCTATCGAGGCAGGAGAAATCAACTTCGATGTCGCCATCGCCGTGCCAGCTATGATGAAAAACCTCGGTAAGATCGCCAAGTCTCTCGGACAGAAAGGTCTCATGCCGAACCCGAAGGCAGGAACGGTCACAGAGAACGTCGGAAAGACGATCGAAGCACTCAAGAAAGGACGTATTGAATGTAAGATGGATAAGTTCGGCATCATCCACGTACCGTTCGGAAAAGTCAGCTTTGGTGGCAAGAAACTTGCAGAGAACCTCAAGGCTCTCATCGCCGGTATCGAGGAAGCTCGTCCGTCAGGAATCAAGAACACCTACATCATGACTCTGAACATTGCTCCGACCATGGGTCCGGGCGTGAAAATTCAGCTGTAA
- a CDS encoding glycosyltransferase — protein MKVALVHELLTMRGGAERVLRILARTFPDAPIYTLLYDEKKLGEWFPKERVRPGIKNPASFNHHRYLKQFPKVAEAWDFSEFDLVISSSSAFVHGIITNGKPKHLCYVHSPARYLWDRTHDVVDRASQGPLGFLKKIYLESTFHTLRRWDAEVAPRPDMLIAASKEVQRRIQLYWDRNSDIIYPPISDDWFVKAPNNQSPITNHQFLIVSSLVDYKRIDIAIHACNNLKLPLKIVGEGPSKAALQSIAGPTINFLGYKDHDELKQLYRDATATIVPGKEDFGLVALESMASGTPVVGHGEGGITETVLDGVTGAFFDAETPESLMEILHEFDPKKYSVQKCREQAEKFRESEFVQKLHSSIKTLMSNGH, from the coding sequence ATGAAAGTAGCCCTCGTCCATGAGCTTCTGACCATGCGTGGCGGCGCCGAGCGCGTCCTGCGGATTCTTGCGCGCACGTTTCCGGACGCCCCGATCTACACGCTGCTCTACGACGAGAAAAAGCTTGGGGAATGGTTTCCAAAAGAAAGAGTGCGGCCCGGCATCAAAAATCCTGCCAGCTTCAATCATCATCGGTACCTGAAGCAATTCCCGAAAGTAGCGGAAGCCTGGGACTTTTCGGAGTTTGATCTGGTCATCAGCAGTTCGTCTGCCTTCGTGCACGGCATCATCACCAACGGCAAACCCAAACATCTGTGCTACGTGCACTCCCCTGCCCGCTATCTGTGGGACCGGACACATGATGTGGTGGATCGTGCGTCGCAAGGACCGCTTGGATTCCTGAAGAAGATCTATCTGGAATCCACATTTCACACACTCCGCAGATGGGACGCAGAAGTCGCCCCACGTCCGGACATGCTCATTGCCGCATCCAAAGAAGTGCAGCGCCGCATCCAGCTCTACTGGGACCGGAACAGCGACATCATCTACCCGCCGATAAGTGACGATTGGTTCGTCAAAGCCCCCAATAACCAATCACCAATAACCAATCACCAATTCCTCATCGTTTCCTCCCTCGTCGACTACAAACGCATCGACATCGCAATCCACGCCTGTAACAACCTGAAACTACCCCTGAAGATTGTCGGCGAAGGCCCATCGAAGGCTGCACTGCAGTCCATCGCCGGACCGACAATCAATTTTCTTGGATACAAAGATCATGATGAGCTGAAGCAACTCTACAGAGATGCAACCGCAACCATCGTCCCCGGCAAAGAAGACTTCGGTCTTGTTGCACTGGAATCCATGGCGTCCGGAACACCGGTCGTGGGACATGGTGAAGGAGGCATTACAGAAACAGTGTTGGATGGGGTAACCGGAGCGTTTTTTGACGCAGAAACACCCGAATCTTTGATGGAAATCCTGCATGAGTTCGATCCAAAAAAATACTCAGTCCAAAAGTGCAGAGAGCAGGCGGAAAAGTTCAGAGAATCTGAGTTTGTACAAAAGTTGCATTCATCCATAAAAACCCTGATGAGCAACGGTCACTGA
- a CDS encoding four helix bundle protein: MQSYRDLEAWKNGLDLIEEIYRLTEKFPRTELYEMTSQMRSASTSILANLAEGFGRFTYADKANKYTIARGECTEVEAFLYIAIRIKFAPQEHIQKALQIVERQRRLLSGLIESTKRNLQKSP, from the coding sequence ATGCAATCGTATCGTGATTTAGAGGCCTGGAAAAATGGCCTGGATCTTATTGAAGAGATCTACAGGCTGACTGAAAAATTTCCGCGTACAGAGCTCTATGAGATGACATCACAAATGCGCTCAGCATCAACGAGTATTCTTGCAAATCTGGCAGAAGGTTTTGGACGTTTTACCTACGCTGATAAAGCTAATAAATACACAATTGCAAGAGGTGAGTGTACGGAGGTTGAGGCGTTTCTTTATATAGCTATTCGCATTAAATTCGCACCACAAGAACATATTCAAAAAGCTCTTCAAATAGTTGAGAGACAAAGAAGGCTGTTATCTGGGCTCATTGAATCAACAAAACGCAATCTCCAAAAATCCCCATAA
- a CDS encoding SDR family oxidoreductase produces MTKQTALITGASAGLGLEFARQLSNHSWNLILVARSKDLLEALAQELRMSHGITVQIITLDLSGADATDTLMQAIKDTPVDLLINNAGFGDFGLFQDADPTRTRQMINLNVGTLTDLTRAILPQMITRKHGRILNVASTAAFQPGPLMAVYYATKAYVLSFSEALSNELQGAGVTITCLCPGPTKTSFEKNAHLGSSKLFKRELMTAEDVVRIALDACMRGKTLIIPGWKNRMGAFVTRFIPISTAAKVARFVQSPSISK; encoded by the coding sequence ATGACAAAGCAAACCGCTCTGATTACCGGCGCATCTGCAGGACTTGGGCTTGAGTTCGCACGCCAGCTTTCCAATCATTCCTGGAATCTGATCCTCGTTGCGCGCAGCAAAGACTTGCTGGAAGCACTCGCACAGGAACTCCGCATGAGCCATGGCATCACCGTCCAGATCATCACTCTCGATCTCTCGGGGGCTGATGCGACCGACACGCTGATGCAGGCAATCAAAGACACGCCTGTCGATCTCCTGATTAACAACGCAGGCTTCGGCGACTTCGGATTATTCCAGGACGCCGATCCCACCCGCACACGCCAGATGATCAATCTGAATGTCGGCACACTCACAGATCTCACGCGCGCCATCCTCCCACAAATGATCACCCGTAAACACGGTCGCATCCTGAACGTCGCCTCGACTGCCGCCTTCCAGCCCGGCCCGCTGATGGCGGTCTACTACGCAACCAAAGCCTATGTCCTCAGCTTTTCCGAAGCACTGAGCAACGAGCTGCAGGGGGCAGGCGTCACCATCACCTGCCTGTGTCCGGGCCCCACCAAAACCAGCTTCGAAAAAAACGCACACCTGGGTTCGTCCAAACTTTTTAAACGTGAACTCATGACTGCAGAAGACGTTGTACGGATTGCACTTGATGCCTGCATGCGAGGAAAAACACTGATCATCCCCGGCTGGAAAAACAGAATGGGCGCATTCGTGACACGCTTTATCCCGATCAGTACCGCTGCAAAAGTGGCACGGTTTGTTCAGTCACCATCCATTTCAAAATGA
- a CDS encoding TatD family hydrolase, whose product MIDSHCHLADAQFTDDLDAVLKRAKVAGITRMITIADSISEAEKCLQIAEKHEHIFCTAGVHPHHAKDWKKGDGERIKELIASSKKMKAVGEIGLDYHYDFSPRDMQRGVFLEQLTIARELGLPAVVHCREAVADIRTIVEEVEPLQLVIHCCTEKWDDISWAVELGHFLSFTGIATYPASHDIRETIKNCPLKQIMIETDAPYLAPVPHRGKRNEPAYVAEVLKCVAEIKGISVEEADRVTTQNTVEFFGLLKG is encoded by the coding sequence ATGATTGATTCACACTGTCATTTAGCGGACGCCCAATTTACGGACGATCTCGATGCTGTCTTGAAACGGGCGAAGGTGGCGGGGATTACCCGGATGATTACGATTGCAGATAGCATCTCTGAGGCTGAGAAATGTTTACAGATTGCCGAGAAACACGAGCACATTTTTTGTACAGCAGGGGTGCATCCGCATCATGCGAAGGACTGGAAAAAGGGAGATGGGGAGCGCATCAAAGAGCTGATTGCATCATCAAAAAAGATGAAGGCGGTGGGGGAGATCGGGCTCGATTATCACTACGATTTTTCGCCGCGGGACATGCAGCGCGGAGTGTTTCTGGAGCAGCTGACCATCGCCCGTGAACTCGGGTTACCTGCTGTCGTGCACTGTCGTGAGGCCGTTGCCGATATCCGGACCATTGTGGAAGAAGTGGAGCCTTTGCAGCTGGTAATTCATTGTTGTACGGAAAAATGGGACGATATTTCCTGGGCGGTGGAGCTTGGACATTTTCTGTCGTTTACAGGCATTGCAACCTATCCGGCCTCGCACGATATCCGCGAGACCATCAAAAACTGTCCGCTCAAACAGATCATGATTGAAACCGATGCGCCGTACCTGGCGCCCGTTCCGCACCGTGGCAAAAGGAATGAACCTGCGTACGTGGCGGAGGTCTTGAAGTGCGTTGCCGAGATAAAAGGCATCAGTGTGGAAGAAGCGGATCGCGTAACCACGCAAAATACGGTAGAGTTTTTCGGCTTACTCAAGGGATAA